From the genome of Nicotiana tabacum cultivar K326 chromosome 2, ASM71507v2, whole genome shotgun sequence:
CTGCTAACCTTTCCATAAGCTTCACCACAAACTACTACGTCTCCTCCTTTAAGTGTACCATTCTGCACAATGAATGTTGCTACAGGTCCTTTAGATTTATCGAGACCTGCCTCAATCACAGTCCCCTTGGCATTTCTTTGAGGATTAGCCTTCAACTCTTGCAACTACAGcacagaaataaagaaaattaaataagACCCATAACTCTTGCATATAatgttattattctttttttcttccgATATCTAAGGTTTAAGACAAAATTATGGCAGATAGATCAGAAAATGGAGGATAATTTTCAGGAAAAAAATGTTTATATTTTGACCTTCCAGCTCCGAGGATATTCAGTACATAGtactccctctatttcaatttatgtgtcTTACTTTCCTTTTTGTCTCTTTCAAAATGAATGCCACCTTTTTATATGTAGTAAGTTTTTAATTCCAATATTTCCGATTTACCCTTAATGATACTTACTAATAGGAATGACATGGCATGTTTAAGACTACAAGAATCAAAGGTATTTTTGGTATGTTATACACACCTtaaattcaaaagtcttctttacGTTCTTAAACTGTGTACTTAGTCAAACTAAGGCACATAAaatggaacggagggagtaataggACAAGTATGCAGAATGTGCAAGCACAAAAACATGCAAAAGAATCTCCTAAAAAGAGACATATCCTAACATGGTATCTGTGTCAACATGTCTTGACACCAGCATTGATCGAGACATATAAGATGGGATTCTAAGAGTACGGTAGAACAACCTAGAAAAGCATCAAAGAAAACAGACGGTCACAATATCATCTTACCTCCGCAACAAGCATGACCGTCTCCAGCAAATCGTCTATATTCTCTCCTTTAAGAGCACTGATCTGTTCAATCAAAAAGAAATTAATGAATGCTGATATAAGCAGAAAGGTGCTGCCACGTAGTTTGCAGCTTGACTACCTGAACCATTGGAACGTCACCGCCCCAATCTTCTGGCATCAAACCAATGGAGGAAAGTTCTTGCATGACTCGCTCAGGATTTGCTCCATCCTTATCAATCTAGAATCAGATGGAGGCAAGGAATCAAttgataaaattttaaaaacaaagaGTACGAGAAAAAGTGAGACTAAGTACATCTATGCGAATAAGACCTTATTTATGGCAATCACAATTGGAACTCCAGCTGCCTTGGCATGTGCTATGGCCTCATTTGTCTGAGGCCGAATACCGTCATCAGCAGCTACTACAATGATAGCAATGTCTGTTACTCTTGCTCCACGAGCTCTCATTGCTCCAAACGCCTGTGGAAAAAGTTGATTTGATGTCAAAAAATAGAATGAAAAAACTGATTTTAGGACATAGAGGTCAGATATAGTTGACTTCTGGTAAAGTTAAGCATTAACACTGTATTGAGTACCTCGTGTCCAGGTGTATCAAGAAAAACACATATCTGGGGCTTGGTGTCAATAGGAACTTGCACCTTATATGCCCCAATTCCTTGAGTAATTCCACCAGCTTCAGACGCCGCCACCTACAATATCTACTAGTTAGTATTCAGTTTCCAACTAAAGTCACAGTGTTCTCAGACAATAACCATACCACTAGTAAATTACAAACTTCAGCAATTTGCCAATAGTAAAAAGGAGCTTTGCCTCTACCTTGGTCTTGCGTATATGGTCCAAGAGAGTAGTCTGTCAAAGAACAACCCAGAAACACATGTCAGCTAGAACTTACTATGCAGCATTTAATCGTAAATATGTGCATAACAAGTACAGAGTATGAAGTTTTATTGGTCACCTTTCCATGATCAACATGACCCATTATAGTTATGACAGGGGGTCTATCTTGTAATTTGTCCAAGTCATCTTCATTGAAAATTTCCTTCTTTCTTGCCATCTCTTCCACTTTAACGGTGGCAGCATCAATAACTTCCACTTCATATTCTTTACAAACCATCTTCACCATGTCATTACTGAGAGTTTGCACACCATCAGGCTTGATTCCTTTTGAGTATAGAAGACCAAGGATTTCACCTTCACTAGTAGCTAAGTTGTAGGCCAACTCCTCAGTCGGCATGCCTTCTTCACCAACCTCTAGAATTTCTACTTTGACAGGTGCAGACTCTTTAGCAGCCCTAAGTCGGGCTGCCTTGCGACTTGCCTTGGTCCACTTTCTTCCCTTCCTTGCTGCTGCACCAGGAATCGAAACATCAAGCTCTGATGCTTCCTCGTCAGGAATCCCATCATCAACCATACGCCTGCGTTGTCCTCCAGATGCACCACTTTTTTTCCGGAACTCTTCCCTGAATCTACCAGGAGGTGCGCTCTTTCCAGGTTTTGTAGGAGCTAAAACAGCCTGAGCAATCATAGGATCAACAGCTGGTTTCTTGGAAGCAAACTTGTCGACCAATATTGTCTTGCGTTCTTTGGTCTTTCCAGCTGATTCAATTCCGTCAGTGGGTGGCGGCTTTGCCGCTGCACCGACATCCTTTAATATCACCGGTTTCTTGATAACAGGAGGAGGAGGAGCTACAGAGGGTCTTGCTTGTAACTGTGGTTGAACCTTCTGGGGTGGCTGAGGGGGTTTTAGCGGGGCAACAGTTTGAGACTCACTCTTCCTAATTCCACTATCAGCCACTGGTTCCTGTTTAGAGGGTGGTGGTTTTACCACTTTTTGTATAGCAGCAACTGGATTACCTTTTTTCCAGACACTCTTCAAAGTTTTGGACTTCCTGTTGGAAGAATCATCAGAATCAACTGGCTTGCTATTTCTTTGTGCGGTACGTGCATTGGCAGACGACTTATTATTAACCAACACATTTGCTTTTCTGTTAGTTTCTAGCTTCTCCGCTTTCTCTAATGCCTCTCCAAGTGACTCGATGACCTTGCTTCTCTCTTCTTCATTAGGATTTCCCTTTTCATCATCAGAACCAGAGCTACTAACCGGTCCATTCCTACTGACTGGACCCATTCCTAAAGCAGGCCCAGGTTTAGGTCCAGGTTTTAACTGTGGTTTCGGGGACGGCTTAAGTAAGAGATCAGCATCGTCCTCCTTATTACTCCTGGATGAGGAATCAAGGGAAATTGATGTCCCCTGATCAGCAGCAACAAAATCCGTGGTAACTGAGTATCTACAGACAGAAACATAACGCCATCTTTTTCCAACCCAAATTCTATTAAAGTTTCTAAAGTTGTTGGCTAAAGAAACCCTCCTAACTAGTGAGAATGACCCTTCAAACTGTCCACCAGAAGAACATCCACAAACACTCCCCAAACTCACTAGGGAAGCCATACTAGTCATTACTCTTTATACTTATCTTAAAGAGCAATCATAATAGACCTAACAAAAAGCTCAATTCCCAAAATTCTTCTCTTATCTCTTTGCATATAtctccaaaattcaaaaatcaagAACCTGAGTACACAATGAAATATAATTCGATAAGAATGACTATGAGCATTACACTAAAAATTGGAACTTTTCACGGTAATTAAACAAGAAACTTAGAAAAAGTTTATCTTTTTGAACAAAAATAACTCAATTTCCAGCCTAACAATGCAGCAACTAAAAAACTCAATTCCGAAAACTCTTCTCTTATCTCTTTGTATATTTACCTCCAATATTCAAAATTCAAGAACCTGGGTCTACGGTAAAATTTGCAATTATTATAAGAAGAATTATGAGAACTAATTAAAAATTGGAACTTTTTCAGTAATTAAACAAGAAACTTAAAAAAAGCTCATCTTTTTTAAATGGAGAATAGGACCCCAGATGGAatttcttgtatttgtttatagGGAGCTGAAAAGTGATTACCTTTAAGTGTTAGTGACCTTGTTCTTGCATAAGAAATTGGCTTAGAAGTGTTAGTTTGTGTTTTTTGCAGAGTGCGCAAAGAGCTACAGAGATAGGAGTGAAAGGGGAAAAAAAGGAGCGAGTGGTTGAGAGGGAATTGAAATCAAAGCCAGTGGGGAATGAAATGAACGGATATACAAAAATGTGTGATTTCTGATAAGGCTTCGGGTAAGGTTTTCTCCCTCAAAAATTATTTTCCGTGTCGTGGTTCTGTATTTTATCCACGCATTTATTTATATCCACGACAGCATAACAAATTTTACggaatttcattttcttttttcggAGATATATTAGTAgtaggaaaattttgaaaatttattcGAGGACAAATGAGTTGCTCTGACACGCTCTACGTATTCCCATTCCCATTTCTCTGTATgctttttctttctaattttcaattttatgtaactttttcgttttttatctttttaaagTTTTTTCCTCTACATAAGGCCTAGGGGCCTATAAAAAGGGAAGCTATCGAGATATTGAGAATGAACCTATATGAAATTCACACTAGTCCCACGAGTGGCCagataaaatatgatatgacacgtgacCGACTAAAACGAGGATACGTGGAATCCAAGATGGGATGGCTGAGAATCGAACGCAGTCATTCCGCTTGTCACCGAaaaggataacgttcataaatgtgtattaaatgctctgcgtccggtagcatttactaaggaatattaTGCGGCATTAAAAGTGacggtccgttacagagaatttgacatttatgttcaCTGTTACATCTTTATCAATGATCTTCATAACTACATTAAAGGAGGGCATGATCCTAAGACTTATTCCCCtggacatagctataaatagtgagctcaattACCATTGTAGAGCACATGAGGTTTCTGGCAAAAATATATACTATATTCTATgcaaagctttatacaatttcactttcttgttttttgatctcatcattgctaTGTTCGGAAACCGTGCCCACGGATTtcatctacattctaaggctaagtattgtgtattccttcaattattgtattatttcacgatcaaattagttcacttgtctagaaaccacatataaattcaactgtaccattttacgggtaaacagtttggcgcccatcgtggggcctagacagtcaTGCAATTAAATtaatccttgccttttttactaatgtgttttgattattttatgttagaaaaaatcacaaaaaaaatggTAGATAACACTGTTAACGATGCACACAACCTTGAAATTCGAAGGGATCAACCTCATTTCGAGGACTCAATGAGTGACACCCACAATGAGGGGAATGACGTCACGCCGGTACATGACAGACGGTTACCTCGACGGgcgatgacgtccaaatccactactaaaaaataaatagacacggtcgcatgcaatataatttacccaactatgagtcggggtcgaatctcatagagaacaatatgtaggcggttaggcgtgtaagagaattatcacttattatgcaatgtcaaacacttagaatggttgttgagaaaatattatagctagatgcgaaaatgtaaactaacctaaaaggcaagtaaaatgatcaatggctacaagcatgcatcgggatttacactcaagtaacgatccaatgtattttacgattttacaaatatgagcgagtttatattaattagcctcgggtaataattctatattagcttcttccgaagactaacaagacttcctaattgaattatccctaaaataattaagagattaagcataCCTGAATacggctacaagtagttcaatcctatccctgggtagaatctataaaatgagggttagagtctcaagtttttattaattaatctttttcaaccccaaataatctttcccaaaattaattcgaaatgaatgggcgagtcctagagTTAGCTAATCAAtttggaaatattaaagaacaagaataattaaagaaataataactcacttcataataaataaaaatcgttcaatacatacgcacaacaagatatttaatccacactttaaatatgaatattcccataaacaagattcaagtgttggaaaaaatactacacacttaaatattcaatacaaagcaaggaaatgaagaaatgagcataaatgagtaagaaattctcaaccaaaagcttcaaatcttcaagatccaagtgtgtgtgcaagaaccctagcttcaaaacttgtcttctctagtctaggaactgaaaaataagccaaagatacgtttccaataagctaggtcgtatatttgtgggtttggaatcGAGAGGATGTGAATTTCCAAGTCTGCCAAAGTTTGAAGCTcgttggccgcacctgcggaagtatCCACGCAGATGCGGATAGCTTATCGCAGAAGCGAACATTGAAGGGAAACTCtgactccgcagaagcgggcttgCATGCGCAGATGCGCTACCGCAGAAGTGGTTCtcctttcgcagatgcggtcccagggaaGGAAGCTTAATTTCGTAGATGCGGCCTTCCacctcgcagatgcgaggtcgcATATGCAGACAgtattccgcagatgcggaatcaccGAAGGATTTTGCACTTTAGTActcttttttgctcaattccacttcaattgaattcaactctcttcgtggcatcatttacctgaaaatataGCAATACACAAcataaacaacctcatattataattaaaggacgcaaaatataaagaaaaaagaCCAAAATAAGTGGTAAAGTCACCgctcatcaacacccccaacttaaagcttttgcttgtcctcaagcaaatcaaaactAATAATTCAACGAGGTTCTACTATTTAAAGCACAAGTAGTATTACTATCATTTAcaaatcacattctccaattTAGCACCATACTTATGGATTTGGTTGGTACTAGTTATTAGGCTCAAGCATGTGGATCTTAACCAAATAACTCCCTCAT
Proteins encoded in this window:
- the LOC107780681 gene encoding translation initiation factor IF-2, chloroplastic-like; amino-acid sequence: MTSMASLVSLGSVCGCSSGGQFEGSFSLVRRVSLANNFRNFNRIWVGKRWRYVSVCRYSVTTDFVAADQGTSISLDSSSRSNKEDDADLLLKPSPKPQLKPGPKPGPALGMGPVSRNGPVSSSGSDDEKGNPNEEERSKVIESLGEALEKAEKLETNRKANVLVNNKSSANARTAQRNSKPVDSDDSSNRKSKTLKSVWKKGNPVAAIQKVVKPPPSKQEPVADSGIRKSESQTVAPLKPPQPPQKVQPQLQARPSVAPPPPVIKKPVILKDVGAAAKPPPTDGIESAGKTKERKTILVDKFASKKPAVDPMIAQAVLAPTKPGKSAPPGRFREEFRKKSGASGGQRRRMVDDGIPDEEASELDVSIPGAAARKGRKWTKASRKAARLRAAKESAPVKVEILEVGEEGMPTEELAYNLATSEGEILGLLYSKGIKPDGVQTLSNDMVKMVCKEYEVEVIDAATVKVEEMARKKEIFNEDDLDKLQDRPPVITIMGHVDHGKTTLLDHIRKTKVAASEAGGITQGIGAYKVQVPIDTKPQICVFLDTPGHEAFGAMRARGARVTDIAIIVVAADDGIRPQTNEAIAHAKAAGVPIVIAINKIDKDGANPERVMQELSSIGLMPEDWGGDVPMVQISALKGENIDDLLETVMLVAELQELKANPQRNAKGTVIEAGLDKSKGPVATFIVQNGTLKGGDVVVCGEAYGKVRALFDDKGKRVDEAGPSIPVQVIGLNNVPVAGDEFEVVGSLDVAREKAEAREESLRTERLSAKAGDGKITLSSFASAVSGGTGLDLHQLNIILKVDLQGSIEAVRQALQVLPQDNVTLKFLLQATGDVNASDVDLAVASKAIIFGFNVRTPGSVKSYADNKGVEIRLYKVIYELIDDVRKAMEGLLESVEEQVPIGSAEVRAVFSSGSGRVAGCMVTEGKVVEDCGIRVVRKGKEVHVGVLESLRRVKEAVKEVNAGLECGIGVEEFDDWEVGDILEAFNSVQKRRTLEEASASMAAALEEVGISL